One genomic segment of Mycolicibacterium psychrotolerans includes these proteins:
- the wag31 gene encoding DivIVA-like cell division protein Wag31, which translates to MPLTPADVHNVAFSKPPIGKRGYNEDEVDAFLDLVENELSRLIEENTDLRQRVAELDSELASARSGGGAAQPTQTLPVYEPEPEPAPAPTPAPQPVHEAPAAQQAAPAPEDQHLRAAKVLSLAQDTADRLTNSAKAESEKMLSDARAQADAMVTEARQTADTTVTEARQRADAMLADAQSRSEAQLRQAQEKADALQADAERKHSEIMGTINQQRTVLEGRLEQLRTFEREYRTRLKTYLESQLEELGQRGSAAPVDSGANNDGGFNQFNRGNN; encoded by the coding sequence ATGCCGCTCACTCCCGCCGACGTGCACAACGTTGCGTTCAGCAAGCCACCCATCGGCAAACGCGGCTACAACGAGGACGAGGTCGACGCCTTCCTCGATCTCGTCGAGAACGAGCTGTCCCGTCTGATCGAGGAGAACACCGACCTCCGGCAGCGTGTCGCCGAGCTGGATTCCGAACTCGCCTCGGCGCGGTCCGGCGGCGGCGCCGCCCAGCCGACGCAGACCCTGCCGGTCTACGAGCCCGAACCCGAGCCCGCCCCGGCTCCGACGCCGGCTCCGCAACCCGTGCACGAGGCGCCCGCCGCGCAGCAGGCCGCGCCCGCGCCCGAGGATCAGCACCTGCGCGCCGCCAAGGTGCTCAGCCTGGCCCAGGACACCGCCGATCGGCTCACCAACAGCGCGAAGGCCGAGTCCGAGAAGATGCTCTCCGACGCGCGGGCCCAGGCCGATGCCATGGTCACCGAGGCCCGGCAGACCGCCGATACCACGGTCACCGAAGCCCGTCAGCGGGCCGACGCCATGCTCGCCGACGCGCAGAGCCGGTCGGAGGCCCAGCTGCGGCAGGCGCAGGAGAAGGCCGACGCCCTGCAGGCGGACGCCGAGCGCAAGCACTCCGAGATCATGGGCACGATCAATCAGCAGCGCACGGTTCTCGAAGGCCGGCTCGAGCAGCTGCGCACGTTCGAGCGCGAGTACCGCACTCGCCTGAAGACCTACCTGGAGTCTCAGCTCGAAGAACTGGGTCAGCGCGGCTCGGCCGCGCCGGTCGACTCCGGCGCCAACAACGACGGCGGGTTCAACCAGTTCAACCGGGGCAACAACTAG
- a CDS encoding cytochrome d ubiquinol oxidase subunit II: MLIVALVLAVIGLAALVMAVVTSNELIAWVCIAASVIGVVLLIVDALRDRSKSDAGEAAEDTVDEDAVPDTTDDVEDYPDEAPVAADYDDETPVPAERVDEDPPRS, from the coding sequence ATGCTGATCGTCGCGCTCGTCCTTGCCGTCATCGGCCTCGCCGCACTGGTGATGGCCGTGGTCACGAGCAATGAGTTGATCGCCTGGGTGTGCATCGCCGCGAGCGTGATCGGGGTGGTGTTGCTGATCGTCGACGCGCTGCGCGACCGGTCCAAGAGCGACGCCGGCGAGGCCGCCGAAGACACCGTCGACGAGGACGCCGTTCCCGACACGACCGACGACGTCGAGGACTACCCCGACGAGGCTCCTGTCGCCGCCGACTACGACGACGAAACCCCGGTCCCCGCCGAGCGTGTCGACGAGGATCCGCCGCGGAGCTGA
- a CDS encoding phosphoribosyltransferase, with the protein MTRSARTFRDRREAGRVLARDLAGYRDRADVLVLGLARGGLPVAREVAAFLHAPLDVCLVRKLGVPQWPELAMGAVATGGGVVLNDDLLRSLDLTDDQVREVLDRETVELHRREDAYRPGRDPLELTGRTVILVDDGIATGASMVAAVRSVRRAGAADVVVAVPVGPAAVCRTLRAEADDVVCSTMPSDFHAVGQVYGDFHQIDDEEVHELLDSPITVTESD; encoded by the coding sequence ATGACGAGATCCGCGCGAACGTTCCGCGACCGCCGCGAGGCAGGCCGTGTCCTGGCGCGTGACCTGGCCGGGTACCGCGACCGCGCCGATGTCCTTGTGCTCGGGCTGGCCCGGGGTGGGCTGCCGGTCGCGCGCGAAGTGGCGGCGTTCCTGCATGCCCCGTTGGATGTGTGCCTGGTCCGTAAGCTCGGCGTGCCCCAGTGGCCCGAACTGGCGATGGGCGCGGTCGCCACCGGCGGCGGCGTGGTGCTCAACGACGATCTTCTGCGCAGTCTCGATCTCACCGACGATCAGGTGCGCGAGGTCCTGGACCGCGAGACGGTCGAGTTGCATCGCCGCGAGGATGCCTACCGGCCCGGCCGGGATCCGCTCGAGCTCACCGGACGCACCGTGATCCTCGTCGACGACGGGATCGCGACCGGCGCGAGCATGGTCGCGGCGGTTCGTTCGGTGCGCCGGGCAGGCGCCGCGGATGTCGTCGTCGCGGTACCGGTCGGTCCGGCCGCGGTGTGCCGGACGCTGCGTGCCGAGGCCGACGACGTGGTGTGTTCGACCATGCCCAGCGACTTCCACGCGGTCGGACAGGTCTACGGAGACTTCCACCAGATCGATGACGAGGAGGTGCACGAACTGCTCGACAGCCCGATCACCGTGACCGAATCCGACTGA
- a CDS encoding TIGR01777 family oxidoreductase, with protein sequence MGIAYDSVVDHPLREVWDWHTRPGAMRRLVPPFQPMTVLAEAESLADGVAVLGLPGGLRWVARHVPAEYEEGHRFVDELSSQGPTSWPPRIVGGWRHIHTFTEHGTGTLINDRVEAVVPGALLRPMFAYRHRQLIDDLAAHRRAAEAGAGPLVVAMTGASGLVGSALSAFLTTGGHRVIRLVRHDPAHEDERRWDPHAPAADLLAGVDAVVHLAGESIAGRFTDSHRKSIRDSRIEPTRLLAAAAADTPDGPKTFVSASAIGYYGFDRGDVQLTEDGSRGEGFLADVVTDWEAATTPASDAGLRVVLVRTGIVQAAAGGTLRLLRPLFAAGLGGRVGDGRQWLSWIGLDDLLDIYHRALYDDRLSGPVNAVGPEPVRNTEYTKELARVLHRPALLPVPKLGPRVLLGAQGARELAEASQRVVPAKLLAVGHPFRHPDVADALAHQLGKE encoded by the coding sequence ATGGGCATCGCATACGACAGTGTCGTCGACCACCCGCTGCGCGAGGTGTGGGACTGGCACACCCGCCCGGGTGCGATGCGCCGCCTCGTCCCGCCGTTCCAGCCGATGACGGTCCTCGCCGAAGCCGAATCCCTGGCCGACGGCGTGGCGGTACTCGGCCTGCCGGGCGGGTTGCGCTGGGTGGCGCGCCACGTCCCCGCCGAATACGAGGAAGGCCACCGGTTCGTCGACGAACTGTCCTCCCAGGGGCCGACGTCGTGGCCGCCGCGCATCGTCGGCGGCTGGCGGCACATCCACACGTTCACCGAACACGGCACCGGCACCCTGATCAACGACCGCGTCGAGGCGGTGGTGCCCGGTGCGTTGCTGCGGCCGATGTTCGCCTACCGGCACCGTCAGCTGATCGACGACCTCGCCGCGCACCGCCGCGCCGCCGAGGCCGGGGCAGGTCCGCTGGTCGTCGCGATGACCGGTGCGTCGGGGCTGGTCGGCTCCGCGCTGAGCGCGTTCCTCACCACCGGCGGTCACCGCGTGATCCGGCTGGTGCGCCACGATCCCGCCCACGAGGACGAACGCCGCTGGGATCCGCACGCCCCCGCGGCGGACCTGCTGGCCGGCGTCGACGCCGTCGTGCATCTGGCGGGGGAGTCGATCGCCGGTCGGTTCACCGACAGTCATCGAAAGTCCATCCGCGACAGCCGGATCGAGCCGACCAGGCTGCTGGCGGCCGCGGCCGCGGACACTCCCGACGGGCCGAAGACCTTCGTCAGTGCCTCGGCGATCGGGTACTACGGGTTCGACCGGGGCGATGTGCAGCTCACCGAGGACGGTTCGCGTGGCGAGGGATTCCTGGCCGACGTGGTCACCGACTGGGAAGCGGCCACCACGCCCGCATCCGATGCCGGTCTGCGGGTTGTGCTGGTGCGCACGGGGATCGTGCAGGCCGCGGCCGGAGGCACCCTGCGCCTGCTGCGGCCGCTGTTCGCCGCCGGGCTGGGGGGCCGCGTCGGCGACGGCCGTCAGTGGCTGTCCTGGATCGGGCTGGACGATCTGCTCGACATTTACCACCGTGCCCTCTACGACGACCGGCTCAGCGGACCGGTCAACGCCGTCGGGCCGGAACCGGTGCGCAACACGGAGTACACCAAAGAGCTTGCGCGCGTGCTGCATCGGCCCGCATTGCTGCCGGTGCCGAAGCTGGGCCCACGGGTGCTGCTCGGTGCCCAGGGCGCCCGCGAGCTCGCCGAGGCCAGTCAGCGGGTGGTGCCTGCCAAACTGCTGGCCGTCGGCCACCCGTTCCGCCATCCGGATGTCGCCGACGCACTGGCCCATCAGCTCGGCAAGGAATGA
- a CDS encoding type 1 glutamine amidotransferase, whose amino-acid sequence MAAVAPTVLFLRNEHMATEALLGEAFTDHGFDVDAFEVVPPARVDSPAVDVTFPDPTGYDVIVPLGARWPVYDPALRDTWVGSEMALLRDAADAGVALLGVCFGGQLLAQTFGGTVARSRGPEIGWYDVVSERPDVVPAGPWFQWHFDRWTLPPGATELARTPNSSQAFVLGRAMGLQFHPEIDTDLLKGWLADDRDGDVAAAGLDHDQLLTRTTELADDVGTRIRALVAGFLTRVAGHSLPS is encoded by the coding sequence ATGGCGGCCGTGGCACCCACGGTCCTCTTCCTGCGCAACGAACACATGGCGACCGAGGCACTGCTCGGTGAGGCCTTCACCGACCACGGCTTCGATGTCGACGCCTTCGAGGTGGTACCGCCCGCGCGGGTGGACTCCCCCGCCGTCGACGTGACGTTTCCCGACCCGACCGGCTACGACGTCATCGTCCCGCTGGGCGCCCGGTGGCCGGTGTACGACCCCGCGCTGCGCGACACCTGGGTGGGCAGCGAGATGGCGCTGTTGCGCGACGCCGCCGACGCCGGGGTCGCACTGCTGGGCGTGTGCTTCGGCGGCCAGTTGCTCGCCCAGACGTTCGGCGGGACCGTGGCGCGCTCACGGGGGCCCGAGATCGGCTGGTACGACGTGGTGAGCGAGCGGCCCGACGTCGTGCCGGCCGGTCCATGGTTCCAGTGGCACTTCGACCGGTGGACACTCCCGCCGGGTGCCACCGAACTGGCCAGGACACCGAACTCGTCGCAGGCGTTCGTGCTCGGCCGCGCGATGGGGCTGCAGTTCCATCCGGAGATCGACACGGACCTGCTCAAGGGCTGGCTGGCCGACGACCGCGACGGCGATGTCGCGGCCGCCGGCCTGGATCATGACCAGTTACTCACGCGGACAACCGAACTCGCCGACGACGTCGGCACCCGCATTCGGGCGCTGGTCGCCGGGTTCCTCACCCGCGTGGCAGGTCATTCCTTGCCGAGCTGA
- a CDS encoding MerR family transcriptional regulator — protein MRPGLTIGEFATVTHLTVRTLRRYHESGLLEPAWTDDFTGYRYYAAEQIPTAQVIHRLRQLDLPLAEVETILSADDPRQRAEVISGHLRRLEAELDRTRAAVVSLQRLLHPDPADLEVELRSVPGRTVVGIKGVVDQDDSLSWYDAAMAELDAAFPAHERTGAPGGCYDNELFTQGAGMFTVFRPVRTPRASGRIEVIALPGADLAVTVHTGRHDDIDVTYGRLGAWVVTHALAVDGPIHETYLVGPRDTPDAADWRTEIGWPVFRLATGTPARGAADRGR, from the coding sequence ATGCGTCCGGGACTGACGATCGGCGAGTTCGCCACGGTGACGCACCTGACCGTGCGTACGCTGCGCCGCTACCACGAGTCCGGACTGTTGGAGCCCGCCTGGACCGACGACTTCACCGGCTACCGGTACTACGCCGCCGAGCAGATCCCGACCGCCCAGGTGATCCATCGGCTGCGGCAGCTCGACCTGCCGCTGGCCGAGGTCGAGACCATCCTGTCGGCGGACGACCCGCGGCAGCGCGCCGAGGTCATCTCCGGTCACCTCCGCAGGCTGGAAGCCGAGCTCGACCGGACCCGCGCCGCCGTGGTCTCACTGCAGCGTCTGCTCCATCCCGACCCCGCCGACCTCGAGGTCGAACTCCGGTCCGTACCGGGGCGCACGGTCGTCGGCATCAAAGGCGTTGTCGATCAGGACGACTCGCTGTCCTGGTACGACGCGGCCATGGCCGAACTGGACGCCGCCTTTCCTGCGCACGAGCGCACCGGCGCTCCGGGTGGCTGCTATGACAACGAACTGTTCACCCAGGGGGCAGGCATGTTCACGGTCTTCCGTCCGGTGCGCACGCCGCGGGCGTCCGGCCGGATCGAGGTGATCGCCCTGCCCGGGGCGGACCTCGCGGTCACGGTGCACACCGGCCGCCACGACGACATCGACGTCACCTACGGCCGCCTCGGCGCCTGGGTGGTCACGCATGCGCTGGCCGTCGACGGCCCGATCCACGAGACGTACCTGGTGGGTCCCCGCGACACACCGGACGCGGCCGACTGGCGCACCGAGATCGGCTGGCCGGTCTTTCGTCTGGCGACCGGGACACCGGCACGCGGTGCGGCTGATCGAGGGAGATAA
- a CDS encoding cytochrome P450, with the protein MTNAIDTGLPTIAYEHAGSPLEAHRLIGAARRQGPVALGPHGPEVLTYDLVRTVLRDDRFVMPKGVTLQAQGITSGALWDIVLSGLLSLDGADHHRQRKLVSKAFTPRAAGRLRNTCADIVAELAYKVRAAGRCDVVADIARKYPVPVICQLLGTRRADWDRLSQWADDIFKVFDWNVVEDEADIVRAWRALESYLDAMVAQRRDQLTDDLLSDMMRAEDDGDRLRHEELLTLAATLLMAGTDTTRNQLAAAVEVFCDHPEQWALLGEHPELGPQAVEEVMRFSPVIFATFRTAKEDVELAGHVVPAGTMLIANTAAANRDPAVYPEPDRFDITRSGAAPMLTFGGGVHYCLGAHLARIELAEALTTMARRMPSMRRDGPTVWKSLTGISGPATLPIAFETDY; encoded by the coding sequence ATGACCAACGCGATCGACACCGGGCTTCCGACCATCGCCTACGAGCACGCCGGGAGCCCTTTAGAAGCGCACCGGCTCATCGGAGCGGCGCGGCGACAAGGGCCGGTCGCCCTCGGACCGCACGGGCCCGAGGTGCTGACCTACGACCTCGTCCGGACCGTGCTGCGCGACGACCGGTTCGTGATGCCCAAGGGGGTCACCCTCCAAGCGCAGGGCATCACCTCCGGTGCGCTGTGGGACATCGTACTCAGCGGCCTGCTCAGCCTCGACGGCGCCGATCACCACCGGCAGCGCAAGCTCGTGTCGAAGGCCTTCACACCGCGGGCCGCCGGACGCCTGCGCAACACCTGCGCCGACATCGTCGCCGAGCTCGCGTACAAGGTCCGCGCGGCAGGACGCTGCGATGTGGTCGCCGACATCGCCCGGAAGTATCCGGTCCCCGTCATCTGCCAACTGCTCGGCACCCGGCGCGCCGACTGGGATCGGCTGTCGCAGTGGGCCGACGACATCTTCAAGGTCTTCGACTGGAACGTCGTCGAGGACGAAGCCGACATCGTGCGCGCCTGGCGAGCGCTCGAGTCCTATCTCGACGCCATGGTGGCGCAGCGGCGTGATCAGCTGACCGACGACCTGCTCTCGGACATGATGCGGGCCGAGGACGACGGCGACCGGCTACGCCACGAGGAGCTGCTGACCCTCGCCGCGACGTTGTTGATGGCGGGCACCGACACGACACGCAATCAGCTGGCGGCCGCAGTCGAGGTGTTCTGCGACCACCCCGAGCAGTGGGCGCTGCTCGGCGAACATCCCGAGCTGGGCCCGCAGGCGGTGGAGGAGGTCATGCGGTTCTCGCCCGTCATCTTCGCCACCTTCCGCACCGCGAAGGAGGACGTCGAGCTGGCGGGCCACGTCGTGCCGGCAGGCACGATGCTGATCGCCAACACTGCGGCAGCCAACCGCGATCCGGCCGTCTACCCCGAGCCGGACCGCTTCGACATCACCCGCAGCGGCGCCGCGCCGATGCTGACCTTCGGCGGCGGTGTGCACTACTGCCTCGGGGCCCACCTCGCGCGCATCGAACTGGCCGAGGCGCTGACGACGATGGCACGGCGGATGCCGTCGATGCGCCGCGACGGTCCGACGGTCTGGAAGAGCCTCACCGGAATCAGCGGACCGGCGACCCTGCCGATCGCCTTCGAGACCGACTACTGA
- a CDS encoding CBS domain-containing protein, with product MTEIQSIGSLDVSTVTGGPVVRVPVGATVADAARALVTHDVGMVVLGDGDVPSAVLSERDIVRVVAAGRDPADVAAAEVASTKLVWASADDTIDEVAERMMEHYIRHMLVERDGALVGVVSARDLLGIYTAGAAGE from the coding sequence ATGACAGAGATTCAGTCCATCGGATCCCTCGACGTCTCGACGGTCACCGGCGGCCCGGTCGTCCGCGTACCCGTCGGGGCCACCGTCGCCGACGCGGCGCGGGCCCTGGTCACCCACGACGTCGGGATGGTCGTTCTCGGCGACGGCGACGTCCCGTCGGCGGTACTCAGTGAGCGGGACATCGTCCGCGTCGTCGCGGCCGGACGCGATCCCGCGGACGTCGCGGCCGCGGAGGTGGCCAGCACCAAGCTCGTCTGGGCCAGTGCCGACGACACCATCGACGAGGTCGCCGAGCGGATGATGGAGCACTACATCCGGCACATGCTGGTGGAGCGCGACGGCGCACTGGTCGGCGTGGTGTCGGCTCGCGACCTGCTCGGGATCTACACAGCGGGCGCCGCCGGAGAGTAG
- a CDS encoding response regulator has protein sequence MRDVLVVDDDFMVAEIHRRFVDRVDGFRTVGVARTGTDALRAAQDLRPDLILLDVYLPDMTGLEVLQRLRSDGDGVGVIMITAARELDTVSGALDGGAADYLIKPFEFDQLQAKLTAFAARADALESAAGVDQSLIDSLFGSPSAAAPKVLPKGLGAETGELVLAAVRNAGEVSAAECADLVGISRVSARRYLEHYLSAGTVELRLQYGVGRPERRYRIVR, from the coding sequence ATGCGTGACGTGCTCGTCGTCGACGACGACTTCATGGTCGCCGAGATCCACCGCCGCTTCGTCGACCGGGTGGACGGGTTCCGAACGGTCGGGGTGGCACGCACGGGCACCGATGCGTTGCGCGCCGCGCAGGATCTGCGACCCGACCTGATCCTGCTCGACGTGTACCTGCCCGACATGACCGGGCTCGAAGTGTTGCAACGACTGCGGTCCGACGGCGACGGCGTCGGGGTCATCATGATCACCGCGGCCCGCGAACTCGACACCGTGAGCGGCGCACTCGACGGTGGTGCCGCCGACTACCTGATCAAGCCGTTTGAATTCGACCAGCTGCAGGCCAAGCTGACCGCGTTCGCGGCCCGCGCCGACGCGCTGGAATCCGCAGCCGGGGTGGATCAGTCGCTGATCGATTCACTGTTCGGCAGTCCGTCGGCGGCGGCGCCAAAGGTGCTGCCCAAGGGTCTGGGCGCCGAGACCGGTGAGCTGGTGCTCGCCGCCGTGCGCAACGCCGGCGAGGTCTCCGCCGCGGAATGCGCCGATCTGGTCGGGATCTCGCGGGTCAGCGCGCGGCGCTACCTCGAGCACTATCTGAGCGCCGGGACGGTCGAACTGCGGCTGCAGTACGGCGTGGGCCGCCCTGAACGCCGGTACCGGATAGTGCGGTGA
- a CDS encoding sensor histidine kinase encodes MVVAVVLVAVAAVSVAQSTSEFREARGGRMIAVAENMASTPIVRDRIEQVPPDPLIGRTLAPEVDRAVALSGASLAEILAPDGTVRVSSDPSRIGARVDLGPSRADEGRAWFGDADIDGTHSLVGQVPILSTDGDVLAVASVSEGYPSVWALLSGAGERLLFYLGLGAALGLVASYLLSRRIKRHTRGLEVAEIASLADHREALLHSIREGVIAVNNDGEITVLNDSAQELLGVSADAVGRRVDAVGIDPSVVALLTPGEAGRSDTDTVVATKTRVLALSRRAATSGGERIGTVTTMRDSTELAALQGQLSSHKSVTDTLRAQTHEFANQLHTISGLVQLGEYDAVRDLVGALTRRRAEISDAVTQRISDPAVAALLIAKTSLAAESGVALELAPESHLAPLDPALATDVITVLGNLIDNAVDVSVGSARRRVEVAIDDGDGLRIEVRDSGPGVPENLREAIFARGVTSKSDVPGGRGIGLALVRLVTAQHGGSVEVTDIPGGGAHFTVRLQGARTHA; translated from the coding sequence ATGGTCGTCGCGGTGGTGCTCGTGGCGGTCGCCGCGGTGTCGGTGGCACAGTCCACCAGCGAGTTCCGTGAGGCGCGCGGCGGGCGGATGATCGCCGTCGCGGAGAACATGGCGTCCACCCCGATCGTGCGGGACCGGATCGAACAGGTACCGCCCGACCCGTTGATCGGCCGCACGCTAGCCCCGGAGGTCGATCGTGCGGTCGCGCTCTCGGGTGCGAGCCTGGCCGAGATCCTCGCCCCGGACGGCACGGTGCGGGTCTCTTCGGACCCGTCTCGCATCGGGGCGCGTGTCGACCTGGGGCCGAGCCGGGCCGACGAAGGCCGGGCCTGGTTCGGCGACGCCGACATCGATGGCACCCACAGCCTCGTGGGTCAGGTGCCGATCCTGTCCACCGACGGCGACGTGCTGGCCGTCGCGTCGGTCAGCGAGGGCTATCCGTCGGTGTGGGCGCTGCTCTCCGGGGCCGGTGAGCGGCTGTTGTTCTATCTGGGACTCGGCGCCGCGCTCGGGCTGGTCGCGTCCTACCTGCTGTCGCGCCGGATCAAGCGGCACACCCGCGGATTGGAGGTGGCCGAGATCGCCAGCCTGGCCGATCATCGGGAAGCGTTGCTGCACAGCATTCGTGAGGGCGTCATCGCGGTGAACAACGACGGTGAGATCACCGTGCTCAACGACAGCGCCCAGGAGTTGCTCGGGGTGAGCGCCGACGCGGTCGGCAGACGGGTGGACGCGGTGGGCATCGACCCGTCGGTGGTGGCGTTACTGACGCCCGGCGAGGCCGGCCGGTCCGATACCGACACCGTGGTCGCGACGAAGACGCGGGTGCTGGCGCTGAGCCGGCGCGCGGCCACCAGCGGCGGCGAGCGGATCGGCACGGTCACCACGATGCGCGACAGCACCGAACTGGCGGCGCTGCAGGGGCAGCTGTCGTCGCACAAGAGCGTGACCGACACGCTGCGGGCGCAGACGCACGAGTTCGCCAACCAGTTGCACACCATCTCCGGTCTGGTCCAGCTGGGTGAGTACGATGCGGTGCGTGATCTGGTGGGCGCGTTGACGCGCCGTCGCGCCGAGATCAGTGACGCGGTGACACAACGGATTTCCGATCCCGCGGTGGCTGCGCTGCTGATCGCCAAGACCTCGCTGGCCGCCGAGAGCGGGGTGGCGCTGGAGCTGGCGCCCGAGTCGCACCTCGCCCCGCTGGATCCGGCGTTGGCCACCGACGTGATCACTGTGCTGGGCAACCTCATCGACAACGCGGTGGACGTGTCGGTCGGGTCGGCGCGCCGGCGCGTCGAGGTGGCGATCGACGACGGCGACGGCCTGCGGATCGAAGTGCGCGACTCCGGACCCGGGGTGCCGGAGAATCTGCGCGAGGCGATCTTCGCGCGCGGGGTCACCTCGAAATCCGATGTGCCCGGGGGCCGGGGCATCGGTCTGGCGCTGGTGCGCCTGGTGACCGCGCAGCACGGCGGCAGCGTGGAGGTCACCGACATCCCCGGCGGCGGAGCGCACTTCACGGTGCGGCTGCAGGGGGCAAGGACCCATGCGTGA
- a CDS encoding Bug family tripartite tricarboxylate transporter substrate binding protein has protein sequence MFTSGSRGPSIGLLLVVVAALLLSACGVTRGEDTGLHRLRMMVPNSPGGGYDLTARTAVKIMEDDKITGRVEVFNVIGAGGTVAMARLMNEKGNGDLMMMMGLGVVGATFTNGSKARASDATALAKMVEEQEGILVPADSPFKTVADFVAAWKADPAKVTLGGGSSPGGPDHLFPMETAKAVGVDPTKVNFVSYDGGGDLLTALLGNKIAAGTSGLGEYVDQIESGQVRVLAVSGDKRVEGVDAPTLKEAGIDLIFTNWRGVLAPPGISEEDRAAMVKVLEELHATEAWKEALVKNGWSDAFMTGQPFEEFLEAQDRRVETTLTDLGLV, from the coding sequence ATGTTCACATCCGGCAGCCGTGGACCGAGCATCGGTCTGCTGCTCGTCGTGGTCGCCGCGCTGCTGCTCTCGGCATGCGGAGTCACTCGCGGCGAGGACACGGGATTGCATCGTCTGCGCATGATGGTGCCCAACAGCCCGGGTGGTGGCTACGACCTCACCGCCCGCACCGCGGTCAAGATCATGGAAGACGACAAGATCACCGGACGCGTCGAGGTCTTCAACGTCATCGGCGCAGGCGGCACGGTCGCCATGGCACGCCTGATGAACGAGAAGGGCAACGGCGACCTCATGATGATGATGGGCCTCGGCGTGGTGGGCGCGACGTTCACCAACGGCTCCAAGGCCCGCGCCTCCGACGCCACTGCCCTGGCCAAGATGGTCGAGGAGCAGGAAGGCATCCTCGTGCCGGCCGATTCGCCGTTCAAGACGGTCGCCGACTTCGTCGCCGCCTGGAAGGCCGACCCCGCCAAGGTCACCCTCGGCGGCGGCTCCAGCCCCGGCGGACCCGACCACCTGTTCCCGATGGAGACCGCCAAGGCGGTCGGCGTCGATCCGACGAAGGTCAACTTCGTGTCCTACGACGGCGGCGGCGACCTGCTGACCGCGCTGCTGGGCAACAAGATCGCCGCAGGCACCTCCGGGCTCGGTGAGTACGTCGACCAGATCGAGTCGGGCCAGGTGCGGGTGCTGGCCGTCTCGGGCGACAAGCGCGTCGAAGGGGTCGACGCCCCGACGCTGAAGGAGGCCGGCATCGACCTGATCTTCACCAACTGGCGCGGAGTGCTTGCGCCGCCGGGTATCTCGGAGGAGGACCGGGCCGCGATGGTCAAGGTGCTCGAGGAACTGCACGCCACCGAGGCGTGGAAGGAGGCGCTGGTGAAGAACGGCTGGAGCGACGCCTTCATGACCGGTCAACCGTTCGAGGAGTTCCTCGAGGCACAGGATCGGCGCGTGGAGACGACGCTGACGGATCTGGGGCTGGTATGA
- a CDS encoding tripartite tricarboxylate transporter TctB family protein — protein sequence MSDTRETQGPRAAVRPDYAQYVVCAVMVIVGAFLIYDGVSMPGGYAEVDPVGPRLFPIAIGVGLLVMAVVLAVAIPRGLRGEADAGEDIDPDMPSDWRTVGLLVGLFVLLIVLVEPLGWAIAGALFFAGCATVLGSRHYVRNIAIGAVLALGTFYAFYSGLGIPLPAGILDGIL from the coding sequence ATGAGCGACACACGGGAGACTCAGGGGCCGCGCGCTGCGGTCCGTCCGGACTACGCGCAGTACGTCGTCTGCGCGGTGATGGTGATCGTCGGCGCGTTCCTGATCTACGACGGCGTGTCGATGCCCGGCGGCTACGCCGAGGTGGATCCCGTCGGGCCCCGGCTGTTCCCGATCGCGATCGGCGTCGGGCTGTTGGTGATGGCCGTCGTGCTGGCCGTCGCGATCCCGCGCGGTCTGCGCGGCGAGGCGGACGCGGGGGAGGACATCGACCCCGACATGCCGAGCGACTGGCGCACCGTCGGCCTGCTCGTCGGGTTGTTCGTGCTGCTGATCGTGCTCGTGGAGCCGCTCGGCTGGGCGATCGCCGGCGCCCTGTTCTTCGCCGGCTGCGCCACGGTGCTGGGCAGCCGGCACTACGTCCGCAACATCGCGATCGGCGCCGTACTCGCGCTCGGGACGTTCTATGCGTTCTACTCCGGGCTCGGGATCCCGCTGCCCGCAGGCATTCTGGATGGGATTCTGTAA